TCAGCTTGGCCGGCTCGAACTTGAACTTGATGTCGTTGCCGCGCACCTGCGAGAGTTGCAGCGCGAATGTGTTGACGAGCAGTTGCTGGAATGCTTCGAAGACCTTCTTTTGCTGCTCGGGCGTTGCGGCGTCGAACACCTTCGGGCCGACGGCATAGCGCGTGGTGCGCAGGAAATCGGCATACGGCAGGAAATCGCGCGCGACGACGCGCGCCGTGGCGTTCACGTCGCCGGTTTTGGCAGCCGCATCGGCCTTCACGCCCTTGACGACCGTCTCGACGGCTGTCTTCACCATGTCGTTCGGATTGGCGCTGGCCTGAGCCCAGGCGGCCGATGCGCCACCGATGCCGCTCAGGGCGACGGCGGCAACCGTCATCAGAAATTTGTTCATGCCAGATTGTCTTGATCGATTGAATTCGGAGCAGGCCGTAGTGTAGTCCACGTGATG
This is a stretch of genomic DNA from Pandoraea faecigallinarum. It encodes these proteins:
- a CDS encoding MlaC/ttg2D family ABC transporter substrate-binding protein, with translation MNKFLMTVAAVALSGIGGASAAWAQASANPNDMVKTAVETVVKGVKADAAAKTGDVNATARVVARDFLPYADFLRTTRYAVGPKVFDAATPEQQKKVFEAFQQLLVNTFALQLSQVRGNDIKFKFEPAKLTANSSDVVVGATVSGPGDNLSVAYRLAKTDKGWKIYDINMMGENVANAWLIQLYQPQFKARIAQGGIDSLIAYLQEKNERFGK